Proteins encoded in a region of the Anoxybacillus amylolyticus genome:
- the fabD gene encoding ACP S-malonyltransferase, giving the protein MGKLAFIFPGQGSQTVGMGKELAAQDEKTAAIFQAADERLGFSLSSIIFEGPQETLTLTYNAQPALLTTSVALLEKVNEAGITPDYVAGHSLGEYTALVAAGSISFLDAVYAVRKRGEFMEEAVPSGEGTMAAVLGMVAEELEAITEQVTNDGAPVQLANLNCPGQIVISGSKAGVERAAQLAKEKGAKRVIPLDVSGPFHSALMKPAAGKLSDVLATITIKDAVIPVIANVTAKPMTEKETIQRLLIEQLYSPVRWEQSVVNMVELGVDTFVEIGPGKVLSGLVKKINRNVTVYSIYDVASLEATIAALKGE; this is encoded by the coding sequence ATGGGCAAATTAGCATTTATATTTCCAGGACAAGGGTCACAGACCGTTGGCATGGGAAAAGAATTAGCGGCACAAGATGAAAAAACAGCGGCAATTTTTCAGGCGGCCGATGAGCGGCTCGGCTTTTCACTGTCATCGATTATTTTTGAAGGACCGCAAGAAACGTTGACGTTAACGTACAATGCCCAGCCAGCATTGCTAACAACAAGTGTCGCGCTGCTTGAAAAAGTAAACGAAGCGGGGATAACCCCTGATTATGTCGCTGGTCATAGTTTAGGCGAATATACAGCGCTTGTGGCAGCAGGATCGATTTCGTTTTTAGATGCGGTATATGCGGTGCGCAAACGCGGCGAATTTATGGAAGAAGCAGTACCTAGCGGAGAAGGGACGATGGCGGCTGTACTTGGAATGGTGGCGGAAGAACTTGAAGCGATTACGGAGCAAGTGACGAATGACGGCGCACCTGTGCAATTAGCGAATTTAAACTGTCCTGGGCAAATCGTGATTTCTGGTTCCAAAGCAGGTGTGGAACGTGCAGCGCAGCTAGCGAAAGAAAAAGGGGCGAAACGTGTGATTCCGCTTGATGTAAGCGGTCCGTTCCATTCTGCGCTCATGAAGCCGGCAGCTGGGAAGTTATCCGACGTATTAGCCACGATAACAATTAAAGACGCTGTGATTCCTGTCATCGCTAACGTGACTGCAAAACCGATGACGGAAAAGGAAACGATTCAACGCTTGTTAATTGAACAGCTATATTCGCCTGTTCGTTGGGAACAATCCGTTGTGAACATGGTGGAATTAGGTGTCGATACGTTCGTAGAAATTGGGCCGGGCAAAGTATTGTCAGGGCTCGTAAAAAAAATTAACCGCAATGTCACGGTCTATTCGATTTATGACGTTGCTTCCCTTGAAGCAACCATTGCGGCATTGAAAGGGGAATAA
- the rnc gene encoding ribonuclease III: MSKQKEKEQRANEKRRTKFRQFQEKIGILFQDEKLLVQAFTHSSYVNEHRKRPQEDNERLEFLGDAVLELTVSQYLFQQFPHMSEGELTKLRAAIVCEPSLVKFANDLSFGQLVLLGKGEEMTGGRTRPSLLADVFEAFVGALYLDQGMDAVIRFLEQTIFPKIREGAFSHVMDYKSQLQELVQRDGSGVIEYTILQEKGPAHNKEFVSRVALNGEEFGIGVGRSKKEAEQKAAQMALEKLKALATE; this comes from the coding sequence ATGTCGAAGCAGAAAGAAAAAGAGCAGCGTGCGAATGAAAAAAGGAGAACGAAATTCCGACAGTTTCAGGAAAAAATAGGTATTTTATTTCAAGATGAAAAACTGTTAGTTCAAGCGTTTACCCATTCATCGTATGTGAATGAGCATCGCAAACGACCGCAAGAAGATAATGAGCGCCTTGAGTTTTTGGGAGACGCTGTGCTAGAGTTAACCGTGTCTCAATATTTATTTCAACAGTTTCCGCATATGAGCGAAGGGGAATTGACAAAATTACGGGCGGCGATTGTATGCGAGCCGTCGCTTGTGAAATTTGCGAACGACCTTTCGTTTGGTCAGCTTGTGCTGCTCGGAAAAGGGGAAGAGATGACGGGTGGGCGCACGCGACCATCGCTATTGGCGGATGTGTTTGAAGCGTTTGTTGGGGCGCTTTATTTAGATCAAGGAATGGATGCGGTCATTCGATTTTTGGAGCAAACGATTTTTCCAAAAATTCGCGAAGGTGCTTTTTCTCATGTGATGGATTATAAAAGCCAATTACAAGAGCTTGTGCAGCGCGATGGCAGCGGTGTCATTGAGTATACGATTTTGCAAGAAAAAGGACCTGCACACAATAAAGAGTTCGTTTCTCGTGTGGCGTTAAACGGGGAAGAGTTTGGGATTGGCGTCGGAAGATCGAAAAAAGAAGCAGAGCAAAAAGCAGCGCAAATGGCGTTAGAGAAGTTAAAAGCGTTAGCGACCGAATAA
- the fabG gene encoding 3-oxoacyl-[acyl-carrier-protein] reductase, whose protein sequence is MLQEKVALVTGASRGIGRAIALELARHGAKVAVNYAGSEAKAKEVVEEIEQMGGEAFAVQANVASSEAVEQMVKEVIERFGRIDILVNNAGITRDNLLMRMKEEEWDDVINTNLKGVFHCTKAVTRPMMKQRFGRIVNIASIVGVSGNPGQANYVAAKAGVIGFTKTAAKELASRNITVNAIAPGFITTDMTDRLSEDVRAEMLRQIPLARFGEPEDIAKVVSFLVSDAANYITGQTIHVDGGMVM, encoded by the coding sequence ATGTTGCAAGAAAAAGTCGCACTTGTGACTGGGGCATCGCGCGGCATCGGCAGAGCGATTGCGCTCGAACTTGCGCGCCATGGAGCAAAAGTAGCCGTCAACTATGCTGGAAGCGAAGCGAAAGCGAAAGAAGTAGTCGAAGAAATTGAACAAATGGGCGGGGAAGCGTTTGCGGTGCAAGCGAACGTTGCAAGCAGTGAAGCGGTAGAACAAATGGTCAAAGAAGTAATCGAGCGTTTTGGCCGCATCGACATTTTAGTGAACAATGCCGGGATTACGCGTGATAATTTATTGATGCGTATGAAAGAAGAAGAATGGGATGATGTGATTAATACGAACTTAAAAGGTGTGTTTCATTGCACGAAAGCGGTGACCCGCCCGATGATGAAACAACGGTTTGGTCGCATTGTGAACATCGCTTCGATTGTCGGGGTGAGCGGCAATCCAGGGCAAGCGAACTACGTTGCGGCGAAAGCGGGTGTGATTGGTTTTACGAAAACAGCGGCAAAAGAGCTAGCAAGCCGCAATATTACGGTAAACGCGATTGCGCCAGGCTTTATTACAACAGATATGACTGACCGCCTTAGCGAAGATGTGCGGGCGGAAATGTTAAGGCAAATTCCGCTTGCTCGTTTTGGTGAGCCAGAAGATATTGCAAAAGTCGTTTCCTTTTTAGTTTCTGACGCTGCGAACTACATTACCGGACAAACGATCCACGTTGATGGCGGAATGGTCATGTAA
- the acpP gene encoding acyl carrier protein has protein sequence MADVLERVTKIIVDRLGVEESQVTLEASFKEDLGADSLDVVELVMELEDEFDMEISDEEAEKIVTVGDAVNYIKSRM, from the coding sequence ATGGCAGACGTATTAGAGCGCGTAACGAAAATTATCGTTGACCGTCTAGGAGTGGAAGAATCGCAAGTAACGCTTGAAGCTTCTTTTAAAGAAGATTTAGGTGCTGATTCTTTAGACGTAGTAGAACTTGTGATGGAATTGGAAGATGAATTTGACATGGAGATTTCCGACGAGGAAGCAGAAAAAATCGTCACAGTTGGAGACGCTGTGAACTACATAAAAAGCCGCATGTAA